In a genomic window of Pangasianodon hypophthalmus isolate fPanHyp1 chromosome 1, fPanHyp1.pri, whole genome shotgun sequence:
- the slc12a7b gene encoding solute carrier family 12 member 7 isoform X2, whose protein sequence is MTERFVVLPVAQCCDSEERELNHHDNNRELSPGFGGEGDLDEPEAVPILQYSREPNKYGDGNPKESSPFINSDNDKGSLYDGKNMALFEEEMDSNPMVSSLLSKLANYTNLTQGVREHEEADEEEGAKKKTVKKSPQMGTFMGVYLPCLQNILGVILFLRMTWIVGTAGILEAFIIVSMCCCCTMLTAISMSAIATNGVVPAGGSYYMISRSLGPEFGGAVGLCFYLGTTFAGAMYILGTIEILLTYIVPSAAIFKAEEKELEAEAMLNNMRVYGTCCLALMALVVFVGVKYVNKLALVFLACVILSILAIYAGVIKTIFEPPVFPVCLLGNRTLQNQDFDKCLKTEIIDNVTVTTKLWSLFCDTPYLNATCDEYFRKNNVTEVQGIPGLTSGVISENMWSSYGPAGMLVEKKIESVAASESTQGTSFPYVLNDMATFFTLLVGIYFPSVTGIMAGSNRSGDLRDAQRSIPIGTILAIATTTFIYLSCVVLFGACIEGAVLRDKFGDSVKKNLVIGTLSWPSPWVIVIGSFFSCCGAGLQSLTGAPRLLQAIARDGIVPFLEVFGYGKANGEPTWALLLTAGICEIGILIASLDAVAPILSMFFLMCYLFVNLACALQTLLRTPNWRPRFKYYHWTLSFLGMSLCLALMFISSWYYALVAMVIAGCIYKYIEYRGAEKEWGDGIRGLSLNAARYALIRLEEAPPHTKNWRPQLLVLLKLDSELKVKHPRLLSLTTQLKAGKGLTIVGSVLEGTYLTKDTEAKKAEQNIKVAMAAEKTKGFCHVVVTSNLRDGISHLIQSAGLGGMKHNTVLMAWPSSWKQSNDPLSWKNFIETVRETTAAHQALLVAKNVDNFPQQERLREGTIDVWWVVHDGGMLMLLPFLLRQHKVWRKCKMRIFTVAQMDDNSIQMKKDLQMFLYHLRLDAEVEVVEMHDSDISAFTYEKTLVMEQRSQMLKQMHLSRTEREREIQSITDESRSSIRRKNHARAQSSGSSNQGAALEDEMENEAQLIHDKNTASHAAINDKADATPDRVHMTWTKEKFISERNRNREQNASMGVRDIFNMKPNQSNVRRMHTAVKLNEVVLNKSQDAQLVLLNMPGPPKNRGGDENYMEFLEVLLEGLNRVLLVRGGGREVITIYS, encoded by the exons GTGATGGAAACCCAAAGGAAAGCAGTCCCTTCATCAACTCTGACAACGACAAGGGCAGCCTCTACGATGGCAAAAACATGGCACTGTTTGAG GAAGAGATGGACAGCAACCCAATGGTGTCATCACTTCTCAGCAAACTGGCCAATTACACCAACCTTACACAGGGGGTTCGGGAGCATGAGGAGGCAGATGAGGAGGAGGGAGCAAAGAAGAAAACTGTGAAA AAAAGTCCACAGATGGGGACGTTCATGGGCGTCTACCTGCCCTGCCTTCAGAATATCCTGGGGGTCATCCTGTTTCTGCGAATGACCTGGATTGTGGGAACTGCAGGCATCCTGGAGGCCTTTATCATCGTATCCATGTGCTGCTGTTGT ACAATGCTCACAGCCATATCTATGAGTGCCATTGCTACAAATGGAGTAGTTCCAG CCGGTGGATCGTATTACATGATCTCTAGGTCTCTGGGCCCAGAGTTTGGAGGAGCTGTAGGACTCTGTTTCTATTTGGGTACCACATTTGCTGGAGCCATGTACATCCTTGGTACTATTGAGATTCTTCTG ACCTACATAGTGCCCAGTGCTGCCATCTTTAAGGCAGAGGAGAAGGAGCTTGAAGCAGAGGCCATGCTGAACAACATGCGAGTGTACGGCACTTGCTGCCTAGCCCTGATGGCGCTGGTGGTGTTTGTGGGTGTGAAGTATGTCAATAAGCTAGCACTTGTCTTCCTGGCCTGCGTCATCCTCTCTATTCTGGCCATCTATGCTGGAGTCATCAAGACCATCTTCGAGCCTCCAGTCTTTCC GGTCTGCTTGCTGGGAAACCGCACACTCCAAAACCAAGACTTTGACAAGTGCTTAAAGACTGAGATCATCGACAACGTTACTGTGACCACAAAGCTGTGGTCTCTATTCTGTGACACTCCTTATCTCAATGCTACCTGCGATGAGTATTTCCGAAAAAACAACGTCACAGAAGTGCAGGGTATTCCTGGCCTCACCAGTGGCGTCATCTCAG AGAACATGTGGTCGAGCTACGGCCCTGCTGGAATGCTGGTGGAGAAAAAGATCGAGTCAGTGGCAGCGTCTGAATCCACTCAGGGCACCTCCTTTCCCTATGTGCTCAATGACATGGCCACCTTCTTCACTCTACTGGTGGGCATCTATTTTCCTTCAGTCACTG GGATCATGGCTGGATCCAACCGCTCTGGAGATTTGCGGGATGCACAGAGGTCCATTCCCATAGGAACCATTCTTGCCATAGCAACTACTACCTTCATCT ACCTCTCTTGTGTGGTGCTCTTCGGTGCCTGCATTGAAGGAGCGGTCCTCCGAGACAA GTTCGGAGACTCCGTGAAGAAGAACTTAGTGATTGGTACTTTATCATGGCCCTCTCCATGGGTGATTGTGATTGGTTCGTTCTTCTCCTGCTGCGGGGCCGGTCTGCAGAGTCTCACCGGAGCTCCTCGGCTGCTGCAGGCCATCGCTCGAGATGGCATCGTGCCTTTCTTGGAG GTTTTTGGGTATGGAAAAGCGAATGGGGAACCTACATGGGCCCTGCTGCTTACTGCTGGTATCTGTGAAATCGGCATTCTCATCGCCTCACTGGATGCTGTGGCTCCCATCCTGTCCAT GTTCTTCTTGATGTGTTACCTGTTTGTGAACCTGGCCTGTGCTCTTCAGACCCTCCTGCGCACCCCCAACTGGAGGCCTCGCTTCAAGTACTATCACTG GACACTATCTTTCCTAGGAATGAGCCTGTGTCTTGCCCTGATGTTTATTTCCTCTTGGTACTATGCCTTGGTGGCCATGGTCATCGCTGGTTGTATCTACAAATACATCGAATACAGAGG AGCTGAGAAGGAGTGGGGCGATGGCATCCGTGGACTGTCGCTCAATGCAGCTCGTTACGCTCTCATTCGTCTGGAGGAAGCACCACCGCACACTAAAAACTGGAG ACCTCAGTTGCTGGTGCTGCTGAAACTGGACTCGGAGTTAAAAGTGAAGCACCCTCGTCTCCTCTCCCTCACCACACAGCTGAAGGCAGGTAAAGGGCTCACCATTGTGGGCTCTGTGCTGGAAGGTACATACCTCACCAAGGATACAGAAGCCAAGAAAGCCGAACAA AACATTAAAGTAGCCATGGCTGCAGAAAAGACCAAAGGCTTCTGTCACGTGGTGGTGACGTCCAACCTGCGTGATGGCATCTCACACCTAATTCAGTCAGCCGGACTCGGGGGCATGAAGCACAACACAGTGCTGATGGCATGGCCGAGCTCCTGGAAACAGTCCAATGACCCTCTGTCATGGAAGAACTTCATTG AGACTGTGCGAGAGACCACAGCGGCCCATCAGGCTTTGCTGGTAGCTAAGAATGTGGACAACTTCCCTCAGCAAGAGCGGCTACGAGAAGGCACCATTGATGTTTGGTGGGTGGTTCACGATGGAGGAATGCTTATGCTGCTGCCCTTCCTGCTCCGCCAGCACAAG GTGTGGAGGAAGTGTAAGATGCGTATCTTCACCGTCGCTCAGATGGATGATAACAGTATCCAGATGAAGAAAGACCTTCAGATGTTCTTGTACCACCTTCGACTGGATGCTGAAGTTGAGGTTGTTGAAATG CATGATAGTGATATCTCGGCTTTCACCTATGAGAAGACCCTTGTTATGGAGCAGCGCTCCCAGATGCTGAAGCAGATGCATCTCTCAAGgactgagagggagagagag ATACAGAGCATCACTGACGAATCTCGTAGCTCCATTCGGAGGAAGAACCACGCTCGGGCTCAGAGCTCGGGCTCAAGTAACCAAGGTGCTGCACTGGAGGACGAAATGGAGAATGAG GCGCAGCTCATTCATGATAAGAACACAGCGTCCCATGCTGCTATTAATGACAAAGCTGATGCCACTCCTGACCGGGTTCACATGACCTGGACCAAAGAGAAGTTCATTAGTGAACGCAATCGCAACCGGGAGCAAAACGCCAGCATGGGTGTGCGAGATATTTTCAACATGAAACC CAACCAGTCGAATGTGAGGCGCATGCACACTGCTGTGAAGCTGAATGAAGTGGTGCTGAACAAGTCGCAGGACGCTCAGCTGGTCCTCCTCAACATGCCTGGGCCACCCAAGAACCGTGGAGGAGATGAAAACT ACATGGAGTTCCTGGAGGTTTTGTTAGAAGGTCTCAACCGGGTCCTGTTGGTACGTGGTGGTGGGCGAGAGGTCATCACCATCTACTCATAA
- the slc12a7b gene encoding solute carrier family 12 member 7 isoform X1, which produces MTERFVVLPVAQCCDSEERELNHHDNNRELSPGFGGEGDLDEPEAVPILQYSREPNKYGDGNPKESSPFINSDNDKGSLYDGKNMALFEEEMDSNPMVSSLLSKLANYTNLTQGVREHEEADEEEGAKKKTVKKSPQMGTFMGVYLPCLQNILGVILFLRMTWIVGTAGILEAFIIVSMCCCCTMLTAISMSAIATNGVVPAGGSYYMISRSLGPEFGGAVGLCFYLGTTFAGAMYILGTIEILLTYIVPSAAIFKAEEKELEAEAMLNNMRVYGTCCLALMALVVFVGVKYVNKLALVFLACVILSILAIYAGVIKTIFEPPVFPVCLLGNRTLQNQDFDKCLKTEIIDNVTVTTKLWSLFCDTPYLNATCDEYFRKNNVTEVQGIPGLTSGVISENMWSSYGPAGMLVEKKIESVAASESTQGTSFPYVLNDMATFFTLLVGIYFPSVTGIMAGSNRSGDLRDAQRSIPIGTILAIATTTFIYLSCVVLFGACIEGAVLRDKFGDSVKKNLVIGTLSWPSPWVIVIGSFFSCCGAGLQSLTGAPRLLQAIARDGIVPFLEVFGYGKANGEPTWALLLTAGICEIGILIASLDAVAPILSMFFLMCYLFVNLACALQTLLRTPNWRPRFKYYHWTLSFLGMSLCLALMFISSWYYALVAMVIAGCIYKYIEYRGAEKEWGDGIRGLSLNAARYALIRLEEAPPHTKNWRPQLLVLLKLDSELKVKHPRLLSLTTQLKAGKGLTIVGSVLEGTYLTKDTEAKKAEQNIKVAMAAEKTKGFCHVVVTSNLRDGISHLIQSAGLGGMKHNTVLMAWPSSWKQSNDPLSWKNFIETVRETTAAHQALLVAKNVDNFPQQERLREGTIDVWWVVHDGGMLMLLPFLLRQHKVWRKCKMRIFTVAQMDDNSIQMKKDLQMFLYHLRLDAEVEVVEMHDSDISAFTYEKTLVMEQRSQMLKQMHLSRTEREREIQSITDESRSSIRRKNHARAQSSGSSNQGAALEDEMENEAQLIHDKNTASHAAINDKADATPDRVHMTWTKEKFISERNRNREQNASMGVRDIFNMKPEWESLNQSNVRRMHTAVKLNEVVLNKSQDAQLVLLNMPGPPKNRGGDENYMEFLEVLLEGLNRVLLVRGGGREVITIYS; this is translated from the exons GTGATGGAAACCCAAAGGAAAGCAGTCCCTTCATCAACTCTGACAACGACAAGGGCAGCCTCTACGATGGCAAAAACATGGCACTGTTTGAG GAAGAGATGGACAGCAACCCAATGGTGTCATCACTTCTCAGCAAACTGGCCAATTACACCAACCTTACACAGGGGGTTCGGGAGCATGAGGAGGCAGATGAGGAGGAGGGAGCAAAGAAGAAAACTGTGAAA AAAAGTCCACAGATGGGGACGTTCATGGGCGTCTACCTGCCCTGCCTTCAGAATATCCTGGGGGTCATCCTGTTTCTGCGAATGACCTGGATTGTGGGAACTGCAGGCATCCTGGAGGCCTTTATCATCGTATCCATGTGCTGCTGTTGT ACAATGCTCACAGCCATATCTATGAGTGCCATTGCTACAAATGGAGTAGTTCCAG CCGGTGGATCGTATTACATGATCTCTAGGTCTCTGGGCCCAGAGTTTGGAGGAGCTGTAGGACTCTGTTTCTATTTGGGTACCACATTTGCTGGAGCCATGTACATCCTTGGTACTATTGAGATTCTTCTG ACCTACATAGTGCCCAGTGCTGCCATCTTTAAGGCAGAGGAGAAGGAGCTTGAAGCAGAGGCCATGCTGAACAACATGCGAGTGTACGGCACTTGCTGCCTAGCCCTGATGGCGCTGGTGGTGTTTGTGGGTGTGAAGTATGTCAATAAGCTAGCACTTGTCTTCCTGGCCTGCGTCATCCTCTCTATTCTGGCCATCTATGCTGGAGTCATCAAGACCATCTTCGAGCCTCCAGTCTTTCC GGTCTGCTTGCTGGGAAACCGCACACTCCAAAACCAAGACTTTGACAAGTGCTTAAAGACTGAGATCATCGACAACGTTACTGTGACCACAAAGCTGTGGTCTCTATTCTGTGACACTCCTTATCTCAATGCTACCTGCGATGAGTATTTCCGAAAAAACAACGTCACAGAAGTGCAGGGTATTCCTGGCCTCACCAGTGGCGTCATCTCAG AGAACATGTGGTCGAGCTACGGCCCTGCTGGAATGCTGGTGGAGAAAAAGATCGAGTCAGTGGCAGCGTCTGAATCCACTCAGGGCACCTCCTTTCCCTATGTGCTCAATGACATGGCCACCTTCTTCACTCTACTGGTGGGCATCTATTTTCCTTCAGTCACTG GGATCATGGCTGGATCCAACCGCTCTGGAGATTTGCGGGATGCACAGAGGTCCATTCCCATAGGAACCATTCTTGCCATAGCAACTACTACCTTCATCT ACCTCTCTTGTGTGGTGCTCTTCGGTGCCTGCATTGAAGGAGCGGTCCTCCGAGACAA GTTCGGAGACTCCGTGAAGAAGAACTTAGTGATTGGTACTTTATCATGGCCCTCTCCATGGGTGATTGTGATTGGTTCGTTCTTCTCCTGCTGCGGGGCCGGTCTGCAGAGTCTCACCGGAGCTCCTCGGCTGCTGCAGGCCATCGCTCGAGATGGCATCGTGCCTTTCTTGGAG GTTTTTGGGTATGGAAAAGCGAATGGGGAACCTACATGGGCCCTGCTGCTTACTGCTGGTATCTGTGAAATCGGCATTCTCATCGCCTCACTGGATGCTGTGGCTCCCATCCTGTCCAT GTTCTTCTTGATGTGTTACCTGTTTGTGAACCTGGCCTGTGCTCTTCAGACCCTCCTGCGCACCCCCAACTGGAGGCCTCGCTTCAAGTACTATCACTG GACACTATCTTTCCTAGGAATGAGCCTGTGTCTTGCCCTGATGTTTATTTCCTCTTGGTACTATGCCTTGGTGGCCATGGTCATCGCTGGTTGTATCTACAAATACATCGAATACAGAGG AGCTGAGAAGGAGTGGGGCGATGGCATCCGTGGACTGTCGCTCAATGCAGCTCGTTACGCTCTCATTCGTCTGGAGGAAGCACCACCGCACACTAAAAACTGGAG ACCTCAGTTGCTGGTGCTGCTGAAACTGGACTCGGAGTTAAAAGTGAAGCACCCTCGTCTCCTCTCCCTCACCACACAGCTGAAGGCAGGTAAAGGGCTCACCATTGTGGGCTCTGTGCTGGAAGGTACATACCTCACCAAGGATACAGAAGCCAAGAAAGCCGAACAA AACATTAAAGTAGCCATGGCTGCAGAAAAGACCAAAGGCTTCTGTCACGTGGTGGTGACGTCCAACCTGCGTGATGGCATCTCACACCTAATTCAGTCAGCCGGACTCGGGGGCATGAAGCACAACACAGTGCTGATGGCATGGCCGAGCTCCTGGAAACAGTCCAATGACCCTCTGTCATGGAAGAACTTCATTG AGACTGTGCGAGAGACCACAGCGGCCCATCAGGCTTTGCTGGTAGCTAAGAATGTGGACAACTTCCCTCAGCAAGAGCGGCTACGAGAAGGCACCATTGATGTTTGGTGGGTGGTTCACGATGGAGGAATGCTTATGCTGCTGCCCTTCCTGCTCCGCCAGCACAAG GTGTGGAGGAAGTGTAAGATGCGTATCTTCACCGTCGCTCAGATGGATGATAACAGTATCCAGATGAAGAAAGACCTTCAGATGTTCTTGTACCACCTTCGACTGGATGCTGAAGTTGAGGTTGTTGAAATG CATGATAGTGATATCTCGGCTTTCACCTATGAGAAGACCCTTGTTATGGAGCAGCGCTCCCAGATGCTGAAGCAGATGCATCTCTCAAGgactgagagggagagagag ATACAGAGCATCACTGACGAATCTCGTAGCTCCATTCGGAGGAAGAACCACGCTCGGGCTCAGAGCTCGGGCTCAAGTAACCAAGGTGCTGCACTGGAGGACGAAATGGAGAATGAG GCGCAGCTCATTCATGATAAGAACACAGCGTCCCATGCTGCTATTAATGACAAAGCTGATGCCACTCCTGACCGGGTTCACATGACCTGGACCAAAGAGAAGTTCATTAGTGAACGCAATCGCAACCGGGAGCAAAACGCCAGCATGGGTGTGCGAGATATTTTCAACATGAAACC AGAGTGGGAGAGTCT CAACCAGTCGAATGTGAGGCGCATGCACACTGCTGTGAAGCTGAATGAAGTGGTGCTGAACAAGTCGCAGGACGCTCAGCTGGTCCTCCTCAACATGCCTGGGCCACCCAAGAACCGTGGAGGAGATGAAAACT ACATGGAGTTCCTGGAGGTTTTGTTAGAAGGTCTCAACCGGGTCCTGTTGGTACGTGGTGGTGGGCGAGAGGTCATCACCATCTACTCATAA
- the slc12a7b gene encoding solute carrier family 12 member 7 isoform X4 gives MTERFVVLPVAQCCDSEERELNHHDNNRELSPGFGGEGDLDEPEAVPILQYSREPNKYGDGNPKESSPFINSDNDKGSLYDGKNMALFEEEMDSNPMVSSLLSKLANYTNLTQGVREHEEADEEEGAKKKTVKKSPQMGTFMGVYLPCLQNILGVILFLRMTWIVGTAGILEAFIIVSMCCCCTMLTAISMSAIATNGVVPAGGSYYMISRSLGPEFGGAVGLCFYLGTTFAGAMYILGTIEILLTYIVPSAAIFKAEEKELEAEAMLNNMRVYGTCCLALMALVVFVGVKYVNKLALVFLACVILSILAIYAGVIKTIFEPPVFPVCLLGNRTLQNQDFDKCLKTEIIDNVTVTTKLWSLFCDTPYLNATCDEYFRKNNVTEVQGIPGLTSGVISENMWSSYGPAGMLVEKKIESVAASESTQGTSFPYVLNDMATFFTLLVGIYFPSVTGIMAGSNRSGDLRDAQRSIPIGTILAIATTTFIYLSCVVLFGACIEGAVLRDKFGDSVKKNLVIGTLSWPSPWVIVIGSFFSCCGAGLQSLTGAPRLLQAIARDGIVPFLEVFGYGKANGEPTWALLLTAGICEIGILIASLDAVAPILSMFFLMCYLFVNLACALQTLLRTPNWRPRFKYYHWTLSFLGMSLCLALMFISSWYYALVAMVIAGCIYKYIEYRGAEKEWGDGIRGLSLNAARYALIRLEEAPPHTKNWRPQLLVLLKLDSELKVKHPRLLSLTTQLKAGKGLTIVGSVLEGTYLTKDTEAKKAEQNIKVAMAAEKTKGFCHVVVTSNLRDGISHLIQSAGLGGMKHNTVLMAWPSSWKQSNDPLSWKNFIETVRETTAAHQALLVAKNVDNFPQQERLREGTIDVWWVVHDGGMLMLLPFLLRQHKVWRKCKMRIFTVAQMDDNSIQMKKDLQMFLYHLRLDAEVEVVEMHDSDISAFTYEKTLVMEQRSQMLKQMHLSRTEREREAQLIHDKNTASHAAINDKADATPDRVHMTWTKEKFISERNRNREQNASMGVRDIFNMKPEWESLNQSNVRRMHTAVKLNEVVLNKSQDAQLVLLNMPGPPKNRGGDENYMEFLEVLLEGLNRVLLVRGGGREVITIYS, from the exons GTGATGGAAACCCAAAGGAAAGCAGTCCCTTCATCAACTCTGACAACGACAAGGGCAGCCTCTACGATGGCAAAAACATGGCACTGTTTGAG GAAGAGATGGACAGCAACCCAATGGTGTCATCACTTCTCAGCAAACTGGCCAATTACACCAACCTTACACAGGGGGTTCGGGAGCATGAGGAGGCAGATGAGGAGGAGGGAGCAAAGAAGAAAACTGTGAAA AAAAGTCCACAGATGGGGACGTTCATGGGCGTCTACCTGCCCTGCCTTCAGAATATCCTGGGGGTCATCCTGTTTCTGCGAATGACCTGGATTGTGGGAACTGCAGGCATCCTGGAGGCCTTTATCATCGTATCCATGTGCTGCTGTTGT ACAATGCTCACAGCCATATCTATGAGTGCCATTGCTACAAATGGAGTAGTTCCAG CCGGTGGATCGTATTACATGATCTCTAGGTCTCTGGGCCCAGAGTTTGGAGGAGCTGTAGGACTCTGTTTCTATTTGGGTACCACATTTGCTGGAGCCATGTACATCCTTGGTACTATTGAGATTCTTCTG ACCTACATAGTGCCCAGTGCTGCCATCTTTAAGGCAGAGGAGAAGGAGCTTGAAGCAGAGGCCATGCTGAACAACATGCGAGTGTACGGCACTTGCTGCCTAGCCCTGATGGCGCTGGTGGTGTTTGTGGGTGTGAAGTATGTCAATAAGCTAGCACTTGTCTTCCTGGCCTGCGTCATCCTCTCTATTCTGGCCATCTATGCTGGAGTCATCAAGACCATCTTCGAGCCTCCAGTCTTTCC GGTCTGCTTGCTGGGAAACCGCACACTCCAAAACCAAGACTTTGACAAGTGCTTAAAGACTGAGATCATCGACAACGTTACTGTGACCACAAAGCTGTGGTCTCTATTCTGTGACACTCCTTATCTCAATGCTACCTGCGATGAGTATTTCCGAAAAAACAACGTCACAGAAGTGCAGGGTATTCCTGGCCTCACCAGTGGCGTCATCTCAG AGAACATGTGGTCGAGCTACGGCCCTGCTGGAATGCTGGTGGAGAAAAAGATCGAGTCAGTGGCAGCGTCTGAATCCACTCAGGGCACCTCCTTTCCCTATGTGCTCAATGACATGGCCACCTTCTTCACTCTACTGGTGGGCATCTATTTTCCTTCAGTCACTG GGATCATGGCTGGATCCAACCGCTCTGGAGATTTGCGGGATGCACAGAGGTCCATTCCCATAGGAACCATTCTTGCCATAGCAACTACTACCTTCATCT ACCTCTCTTGTGTGGTGCTCTTCGGTGCCTGCATTGAAGGAGCGGTCCTCCGAGACAA GTTCGGAGACTCCGTGAAGAAGAACTTAGTGATTGGTACTTTATCATGGCCCTCTCCATGGGTGATTGTGATTGGTTCGTTCTTCTCCTGCTGCGGGGCCGGTCTGCAGAGTCTCACCGGAGCTCCTCGGCTGCTGCAGGCCATCGCTCGAGATGGCATCGTGCCTTTCTTGGAG GTTTTTGGGTATGGAAAAGCGAATGGGGAACCTACATGGGCCCTGCTGCTTACTGCTGGTATCTGTGAAATCGGCATTCTCATCGCCTCACTGGATGCTGTGGCTCCCATCCTGTCCAT GTTCTTCTTGATGTGTTACCTGTTTGTGAACCTGGCCTGTGCTCTTCAGACCCTCCTGCGCACCCCCAACTGGAGGCCTCGCTTCAAGTACTATCACTG GACACTATCTTTCCTAGGAATGAGCCTGTGTCTTGCCCTGATGTTTATTTCCTCTTGGTACTATGCCTTGGTGGCCATGGTCATCGCTGGTTGTATCTACAAATACATCGAATACAGAGG AGCTGAGAAGGAGTGGGGCGATGGCATCCGTGGACTGTCGCTCAATGCAGCTCGTTACGCTCTCATTCGTCTGGAGGAAGCACCACCGCACACTAAAAACTGGAG ACCTCAGTTGCTGGTGCTGCTGAAACTGGACTCGGAGTTAAAAGTGAAGCACCCTCGTCTCCTCTCCCTCACCACACAGCTGAAGGCAGGTAAAGGGCTCACCATTGTGGGCTCTGTGCTGGAAGGTACATACCTCACCAAGGATACAGAAGCCAAGAAAGCCGAACAA AACATTAAAGTAGCCATGGCTGCAGAAAAGACCAAAGGCTTCTGTCACGTGGTGGTGACGTCCAACCTGCGTGATGGCATCTCACACCTAATTCAGTCAGCCGGACTCGGGGGCATGAAGCACAACACAGTGCTGATGGCATGGCCGAGCTCCTGGAAACAGTCCAATGACCCTCTGTCATGGAAGAACTTCATTG AGACTGTGCGAGAGACCACAGCGGCCCATCAGGCTTTGCTGGTAGCTAAGAATGTGGACAACTTCCCTCAGCAAGAGCGGCTACGAGAAGGCACCATTGATGTTTGGTGGGTGGTTCACGATGGAGGAATGCTTATGCTGCTGCCCTTCCTGCTCCGCCAGCACAAG GTGTGGAGGAAGTGTAAGATGCGTATCTTCACCGTCGCTCAGATGGATGATAACAGTATCCAGATGAAGAAAGACCTTCAGATGTTCTTGTACCACCTTCGACTGGATGCTGAAGTTGAGGTTGTTGAAATG CATGATAGTGATATCTCGGCTTTCACCTATGAGAAGACCCTTGTTATGGAGCAGCGCTCCCAGATGCTGAAGCAGATGCATCTCTCAAGgactgagagggagagagag GCGCAGCTCATTCATGATAAGAACACAGCGTCCCATGCTGCTATTAATGACAAAGCTGATGCCACTCCTGACCGGGTTCACATGACCTGGACCAAAGAGAAGTTCATTAGTGAACGCAATCGCAACCGGGAGCAAAACGCCAGCATGGGTGTGCGAGATATTTTCAACATGAAACC AGAGTGGGAGAGTCT CAACCAGTCGAATGTGAGGCGCATGCACACTGCTGTGAAGCTGAATGAAGTGGTGCTGAACAAGTCGCAGGACGCTCAGCTGGTCCTCCTCAACATGCCTGGGCCACCCAAGAACCGTGGAGGAGATGAAAACT ACATGGAGTTCCTGGAGGTTTTGTTAGAAGGTCTCAACCGGGTCCTGTTGGTACGTGGTGGTGGGCGAGAGGTCATCACCATCTACTCATAA